A window from Kovacikia minuta CCNUW1 encodes these proteins:
- a CDS encoding aromatic ring-hydroxylating dioxygenase subunit alpha, whose protein sequence is MLVTKQPVLKRFWYPVLPVSHLLPGKPQSFELLGQPIALWMDRNGNPAAIADRCCHRSAQLSGGVVIDGNLRCPYHGWCFNAAGTCVQVPQLEERSIPKTYQVAGYHCTERYDYIWVCLDEPLQPIPEIPEVADPNFRFIHEFYETWKVSGLRCIENSFDSAHGNFVHASSWGDQKNPVPPPIDEIVNTDSGFLMKHWVEVLNPDLQKKNLGIQAEKTIRTNERRWFMPFARTLKIQYPNGVIHLIFTAYTPIDDQTSQLVQFCLRNDTEAEAKAADIIAFDRQVTLEDRTVLETTDYDAPLTIAEEQHMASDKPGILMRHQLAALLKSHGEVEKRRM, encoded by the coding sequence ATGTTGGTCACCAAACAACCTGTTCTAAAACGATTTTGGTATCCTGTTCTGCCAGTCAGCCATCTGTTACCTGGTAAACCGCAGTCGTTTGAGTTGTTAGGCCAGCCAATTGCCCTCTGGATGGATCGAAATGGCAACCCAGCGGCGATCGCCGACCGCTGCTGCCACCGTTCTGCCCAACTCTCTGGGGGCGTTGTGATCGATGGGAATCTTCGCTGTCCCTATCACGGTTGGTGTTTTAACGCAGCAGGAACCTGTGTCCAGGTTCCCCAACTTGAGGAACGATCGATCCCCAAAACCTACCAGGTTGCAGGCTATCACTGTACCGAACGCTACGACTATATTTGGGTTTGCCTGGACGAACCGCTCCAGCCCATTCCAGAAATTCCAGAAGTGGCAGATCCCAATTTCCGATTCATTCACGAGTTTTATGAAACCTGGAAAGTCAGTGGATTGCGCTGCATCGAAAATTCCTTCGACAGTGCCCACGGTAATTTTGTTCACGCCAGCTCCTGGGGGGATCAAAAAAACCCGGTGCCCCCTCCGATCGATGAAATTGTGAATACGGACAGCGGCTTTTTGATGAAGCACTGGGTAGAAGTTCTCAACCCGGACTTACAAAAGAAAAATTTAGGGATTCAGGCAGAAAAGACAATCCGTACCAACGAACGGCGCTGGTTTATGCCCTTTGCTCGCACGCTCAAAATTCAATATCCAAATGGGGTGATTCATCTGATCTTTACTGCCTACACCCCCATTGATGACCAGACCTCTCAGTTGGTGCAATTTTGTCTGCGAAATGACACGGAAGCAGAGGCAAAAGCGGCTGATATTATTGCCTTCGATCGACAGGTCACGCTGGAAGACCGGACCGTTCTAGAAACCACCGACTACGATGCGCCCCTGACGATCGCTGAAGAGCAACACATGGCATCCGACAAACCGGGTATCCTGATGCGCCATCAACTGGCAGCCCTATTGAAGTCCCACGGAGAAGTTGAGAAACGAAGAATGTAG
- the crtA gene encoding cyanoexosortase A, translating into MNWIMHLQKPAFWLLAIFAAIAALHLTLFNRANETDLFSISLLFWIAAGSLIWEKRHQLTLESGAFASLLGTGLLAIVLLRSTALPEAGLVLRAQPFVAVLGVALLASGFRGLYQYWKELMIFGSLVLYTLFELLLKSIDLAPLTARISTLLLLYAGFPVKREGVFLRLPTGGVEVYGGCSGIHSILFMLCVAVLFLVMVPLRSPFQKAVCVVVAALLGFLVNSLRVAFLAILNAYSPKEVFEYWHEGSGSMIYAMISVVLFGAFCWLAFLRSPRTTSDPIQGSEAGSQESGVRSQEAGVRNSPKRLSSHRVQEPE; encoded by the coding sequence ATGAATTGGATCATGCATTTACAAAAGCCAGCCTTTTGGTTGCTGGCAATTTTTGCGGCGATCGCGGCTCTGCATCTGACCTTATTTAACCGGGCAAATGAGACTGATCTGTTCTCTATCAGTCTTCTATTTTGGATTGCAGCAGGTTCCTTAATTTGGGAAAAGCGCCATCAACTGACCCTGGAAAGCGGAGCATTTGCCAGTCTATTGGGGACAGGTTTGTTGGCGATCGTCCTCCTCAGAAGTACCGCCTTACCCGAAGCGGGGTTAGTTCTGAGGGCACAACCCTTTGTTGCAGTTTTGGGAGTAGCGCTGCTTGCCTCTGGTTTTCGGGGATTGTACCAGTACTGGAAAGAACTGATGATCTTTGGGTCGTTGGTGCTGTACACCCTCTTCGAGTTACTTCTCAAATCGATCGACCTGGCTCCCTTAACCGCTAGAATTTCTACCCTGTTGCTTTTGTATGCAGGTTTTCCGGTTAAGCGCGAGGGCGTTTTTTTGCGCTTGCCAACGGGAGGAGTGGAAGTCTACGGAGGCTGTTCTGGCATCCACAGCATCCTGTTTATGCTGTGCGTAGCCGTTTTGTTCCTGGTTATGGTTCCGCTTCGTTCCCCCTTCCAAAAAGCGGTTTGTGTCGTTGTAGCAGCGTTGCTGGGTTTTTTGGTGAACTCCTTACGAGTCGCGTTTCTGGCAATCTTGAACGCCTATTCTCCCAAAGAGGTATTTGAATACTGGCACGAAGGCAGTGGCTCGATGATTTATGCGATGATTTCGGTGGTACTATTTGGGGCTTTTTGCTGGCTTGCCTTCCTTCGATCACCTCGAACGACCTCAGACCCAATTCAGGGGTCAGAAGCTGGGAGTCAGGAGTCAGGAGTTAGAAGCCAGGAGGCAGGAGTTAGGAATTCCCCCAAGCGCCTCAGTTCCCATCGGGTGCAGGAGCCTGAGTAA
- a CDS encoding cyanoexosortase A system-associated protein, protein MKSFWQPVRLSLLVGVLGSVVGIWGWTIAAPKTGKVAQNNAYPFPAIVPLTTWQLLKTTPLPPNPSTNLSPGQRYQYRNTQTSLEVEARVMGGDDNISRFLETYTAIGADKVNLVIKNQPQVGFYGVLTHNGRAYLTACINHQGGSTVTEQQFRQNPQNYHLQVNRVLPWLLGRETLIDRRCLWTLMSTPMPTTAKVETIASAETFKTLETAWFSWYEWWQPNFLKP, encoded by the coding sequence ATGAAGTCTTTCTGGCAGCCAGTCCGGCTCTCACTATTGGTTGGCGTGTTGGGCAGTGTTGTGGGGATATGGGGATGGACGATCGCGGCTCCCAAAACAGGAAAAGTAGCCCAGAACAATGCCTATCCCTTTCCGGCGATCGTTCCCCTGACGACGTGGCAGTTGCTCAAAACCACTCCCCTCCCTCCTAACCCCAGCACCAACCTCTCCCCTGGGCAGCGCTACCAGTATCGCAACACCCAGACTTCTCTGGAAGTAGAAGCGCGAGTGATGGGCGGCGATGACAACATCAGTCGGTTTTTGGAAACCTACACTGCCATCGGCGCAGATAAAGTAAATCTTGTAATTAAGAACCAACCGCAAGTGGGCTTCTACGGAGTTTTGACCCACAACGGGCGGGCATATTTAACAGCCTGCATTAACCACCAGGGGGGAAGCACCGTCACAGAGCAGCAATTCCGGCAAAATCCCCAGAATTATCATTTGCAGGTCAACCGTGTACTACCCTGGTTACTGGGTCGAGAAACGTTAATCGATCGCCGCTGCTTGTGGACTTTGATGTCTACTCCCATGCCCACAACGGCAAAGGTTGAAACGATCGCCTCAGCGGAGACTTTCAAAACACTGGAAACCGCCTGGTTCTCCTGGTACGAGTGGTGGCAGCCCAATTTTCTAAAACCTTGA
- the hpsJ-A gene encoding HpsJ-like protein, cyanoexosortase A-associated, whose translation MAESSTEYLSVYRLRWVGYCLLLFALIDSVLAFIPPNFGDPTWRLQIIGKLVETVAIPILGFALVFEGEFFGRKPVEKLPLAILSWICLGLSVVYLLLIPPGLLGGVHLQTQLGQLSPSAIEQQLTRQATPVLAQLQQLETQLNQSDPEQIKNLGKQLDSLGVAVTTDNPEQLKANMLTRINQLRAQTQQQIKTQTQVKIQEVEAKKSEIRKNAVKWSLGALISSVLFFVLWRSSGWARS comes from the coding sequence ATGGCTGAGTCATCTACCGAGTATCTGTCAGTCTACAGGCTGCGTTGGGTGGGCTATTGTCTTTTGCTGTTTGCATTGATTGATAGCGTCCTGGCATTTATCCCCCCAAATTTTGGTGATCCCACCTGGCGGTTGCAAATCATTGGGAAATTAGTCGAAACCGTTGCCATTCCCATTCTGGGGTTTGCCCTTGTGTTTGAGGGTGAGTTTTTCGGACGCAAACCCGTTGAAAAGCTCCCCCTGGCTATTCTTTCCTGGATTTGTTTGGGGTTAAGTGTGGTCTATCTGCTGCTGATTCCACCCGGATTGTTGGGGGGAGTTCACCTGCAAACCCAACTGGGGCAACTGAGTCCAAGTGCGATCGAACAACAACTGACCCGTCAGGCAACGCCCGTTCTGGCACAGCTTCAGCAACTTGAAACCCAGCTCAACCAGAGTGACCCAGAACAAATCAAAAACCTGGGAAAGCAACTCGACTCGCTTGGGGTTGCCGTTACCACAGACAATCCGGAGCAGTTGAAAGCCAATATGCTGACACGCATCAACCAGTTACGGGCACAAACCCAGCAACAAATCAAAACCCAAACCCAGGTCAAAATTCAAGAGGTAGAAGCAAAGAAGTCAGAAATCCGCAAGAATGCTGTGAAATGGAGCCTGGGTGCCCTGATTTCGAGTGTGTTGTTCTTTGTGTTGTGGAGGAGCAGTGGTTGGGCGCGGAGCTAA
- a CDS encoding ABC transporter ATP-binding protein, whose translation MNPIIIRLEDIYKIYGSGETEVKALSGVNLIVEQGEFCAIMGASGSGKSTMMNMIGCLDRPTSGSYYLDGLDVAQLADSDLAKIRNRKIGFVFQQFHLLPQLNALENVMLPMVYAKVPPEERRERATEALVRVGLGNRMNNRPNQMSGGQQQRVAIARAIVNRPVLLLADEPTGALDSRTTEEVLNIFSELNASGITVVMVTHEPDVARRTRRIIWFKDGQVVNPYLAPEDLAHVMAMA comes from the coding sequence ATGAACCCCATCATCATTCGTCTGGAAGACATTTACAAAATCTATGGCTCTGGCGAAACGGAAGTCAAAGCCTTGTCTGGCGTTAATCTGATCGTTGAGCAGGGCGAGTTTTGCGCCATTATGGGGGCGTCTGGTTCGGGCAAATCGACGATGATGAATATGATTGGCTGCCTCGATCGCCCCACTTCTGGTAGCTATTACCTGGATGGACTGGATGTAGCGCAGTTGGCGGACTCAGATCTGGCAAAAATTCGGAATCGCAAGATTGGGTTTGTGTTCCAGCAGTTCCATTTGTTGCCCCAACTGAATGCGCTGGAAAATGTCATGTTGCCGATGGTCTATGCGAAGGTTCCACCGGAGGAACGGCGGGAGCGGGCAACGGAAGCCTTGGTCAGGGTTGGGTTGGGAAATCGGATGAACAATCGTCCGAACCAGATGTCGGGGGGGCAACAACAGCGGGTGGCGATCGCCCGTGCCATTGTCAACCGTCCAGTGTTGCTGTTAGCAGATGAACCGACAGGAGCCTTAGACTCGCGCACCACGGAAGAAGTCCTTAATATTTTCTCCGAACTCAACGCCAGCGGCATCACGGTCGTCATGGTCACCCACGAACCGGATGTTGCCCGCCGCACCCGCCGGATTATCTGGTTTAAAGATGGACAGGTCGTAAATCCCTATCTGGCACCCGAAGATCTGGCTCATGTGATGGCGATGGCTTAG
- a CDS encoding ABC transporter permease, with amino-acid sequence MDLLDSTKMAVKTLTANKLRSALTMLGIIIGNASVIAMVGVGQGAQRLASEQFESLGPNVLFVTPGSPQARNRTIDLPRTLVLEDAKAIAAQVPSIKEVAAQRQSQLPIVYRNLNKSSSVIGATPEFLSVRSFDMAKGRFLNNQDLEKNSQVVVLGADIATRFFGNRDPIGEQIRIRGLSFQVIGVMQAKGAFLGNNQDDTAYIPITTHANRLTGRTSPYGLDLTFISISAKDEASIGAAQFQVTNLLRLRHKITNEDDFTVQTQKDILSIVGTITGGLTAMLAAIAGISLLVGGIGIMNIMLVSVTERTEEIGLRKAIGASQQDILVQFMIEAVILSAAGGLLGTAIGISGILGVGLITPLKASISPAAIVLAVGVSGGIGLFFGVFPARQAAKLDPIVALRSS; translated from the coding sequence ATGGATCTCCTCGATAGCACCAAAATGGCAGTCAAAACGCTGACTGCAAATAAGCTCCGCAGTGCCCTGACCATGTTGGGCATCATTATTGGGAATGCCTCTGTAATTGCCATGGTGGGTGTGGGGCAGGGGGCACAAAGGCTGGCATCGGAGCAATTTGAATCGTTGGGACCGAATGTTTTGTTTGTAACGCCAGGAAGCCCCCAGGCGCGTAACCGGACGATCGATTTACCGAGAACCCTGGTACTGGAAGATGCGAAGGCGATCGCTGCCCAGGTGCCTTCGATTAAAGAAGTGGCAGCCCAACGTCAAAGCCAGCTTCCGATTGTTTACCGCAACCTCAACAAAAGTTCTTCAGTGATTGGTGCCACCCCCGAATTTCTCTCGGTACGCAGTTTTGACATGGCGAAAGGACGGTTCCTCAACAATCAGGATCTGGAAAAAAATAGCCAGGTGGTTGTTTTAGGCGCAGACATCGCTACCCGCTTTTTTGGCAACCGTGACCCCATTGGCGAGCAAATTCGGATTCGGGGTTTGAGCTTCCAGGTGATTGGAGTCATGCAGGCAAAAGGGGCATTTTTGGGAAACAACCAGGATGACACTGCCTATATCCCCATTACCACCCACGCCAATCGTTTGACGGGGCGCACCTCCCCCTACGGCTTGGATCTGACGTTTATCTCGATTTCGGCAAAGGACGAAGCCAGCATTGGCGCGGCTCAGTTCCAGGTCACCAATTTGCTACGGCTGCGGCACAAGATTACCAATGAAGACGACTTCACGGTGCAAACCCAGAAGGACATCCTGAGTATTGTCGGGACAATTACGGGTGGTTTGACGGCAATGTTAGCAGCGATCGCCGGAATTTCCCTCCTGGTTGGCGGTATTGGCATTATGAATATTATGTTGGTCTCCGTCACCGAACGGACCGAGGAAATTGGGTTACGCAAGGCGATCGGTGCATCCCAGCAAGATATCCTGGTTCAGTTCATGATTGAAGCCGTCATCCTCTCTGCGGCGGGCGGCTTGTTGGGAACCGCAATCGGCATCAGTGGCATTCTGGGTGTCGGATTGATTACTCCCCTCAAAGCCAGCATCTCCCCTGCTGCGATCGTCCTGGCAGTTGGCGTCTCCGGGGGTATCGGCTTATTCTTCGGCGTCTTCCCCGCACGTCAGGCGGCGAAGTTAGACCCGATCGTGGCACTGAGAAGTAGCTAA
- a CDS encoding efflux RND transporter periplasmic adaptor subunit, whose product MQLPLFGKATPKKTPWIIGLVAAGLVGVAATVPLVARNAAPRQDISQLTVPVQSKNVVARITASGDVVAVRRLNLNPKTSGRLEKLYVEQGDRVRQGQIVAQMDRSELNAQRDQALAELSQSQANLSLLRAGSRPEAIGQAQATVNQTKAEVTSAQTRLDLASQRVQRNQSLAAAGAISRDRLDEVLNEERSARANLEQARARLNNTIQQLNQQENGPRVQEIAQAVAQVETAQARLKQIDTQIGDTVIRAPFDGVITQRNATVGDFVTPTSFTTSSGAATSIVSLASDLEVLAKVPEVDISQIKPGQVVEITADAYPKQTFKGVVRLVSPEAQEDATQKGVVTFEVRVRITSGKDKLRAGMTTDLAFLGSQINDALMVPSVAIVTDKGQTGVLVPDRNNKPKFQPVTLGSSIGNQTQILDGVKPGDPVFVELPEGQKLEDITKGVDKK is encoded by the coding sequence ATGCAACTTCCTCTTTTTGGTAAAGCTACTCCTAAAAAGACTCCCTGGATCATTGGGTTAGTCGCGGCTGGATTGGTTGGTGTCGCTGCGACCGTTCCTCTGGTCGCTCGAAATGCCGCTCCGCGTCAGGATATTAGCCAACTGACGGTTCCGGTGCAATCTAAAAACGTGGTTGCGCGAATTACCGCCAGTGGGGATGTGGTTGCGGTGCGACGGCTGAATCTCAATCCCAAAACTTCCGGTCGATTGGAGAAGCTCTACGTCGAGCAGGGCGATCGGGTTCGGCAGGGGCAAATTGTTGCCCAAATGGATCGGAGTGAACTCAATGCCCAGAGAGATCAGGCGCTGGCGGAGTTGTCTCAGTCGCAGGCAAACCTATCCCTGTTGCGAGCAGGAAGCCGCCCAGAGGCAATTGGGCAGGCACAGGCAACGGTGAACCAGACAAAAGCCGAGGTCACCTCTGCCCAAACCCGGCTAGACCTGGCAAGCCAGCGGGTTCAGCGGAACCAATCCCTGGCGGCGGCAGGAGCAATTAGCCGCGATCGCCTGGATGAGGTGTTGAACGAAGAACGCAGTGCTAGAGCCAACCTGGAGCAGGCAAGAGCACGACTGAACAATACGATTCAACAATTAAATCAGCAGGAAAATGGACCTCGCGTTCAGGAAATTGCCCAGGCGGTTGCCCAGGTTGAAACGGCGCAAGCCCGACTCAAACAGATCGATACCCAGATTGGTGACACGGTGATTCGTGCTCCGTTTGATGGAGTCATCACTCAAAGGAATGCCACGGTCGGTGACTTTGTGACCCCTACTAGTTTCACAACCAGTAGCGGAGCGGCGACCTCGATCGTGTCTCTTGCCAGTGATTTAGAAGTTTTGGCGAAAGTACCCGAAGTGGACATTAGCCAGATTAAGCCGGGTCAGGTAGTGGAGATTACTGCGGATGCCTATCCTAAGCAAACCTTTAAGGGAGTTGTGCGGTTGGTTTCGCCAGAAGCCCAGGAAGACGCAACTCAGAAGGGCGTTGTCACCTTTGAGGTGCGGGTCAGGATTACGAGTGGCAAAGACAAGTTGCGTGCAGGAATGACAACCGACCTCGCTTTCCTGGGAAGCCAGATCAATGATGCTTTGATGGTACCCAGCGTGGCGATCGTCACTGATAAGGGGCAAACGGGAGTTCTAGTTCCCGATCGCAACAACAAACCCAAGTTCCAACCCGTTACCCTGGGTTCCAGTATCGGCAACCAGACCCAAATCCTTGATGGTGTAAAACCTGGTGACCCTGTTTTTGTCGAACTTCCCGAAGGTCAAAAACTAGAAGACATTACGAAAGGGGTAGACAAGAAATAA
- a CDS encoding GbsR/MarR family transcriptional regulator — MATLTEMGTHGAKPTQTQLEQKSFVEEAGLLFETVGLPRMAGRIFGWLLISNPAHQSPTELAEILQASKGSISTMTRLLLQIGLIERISLPGQRRDYFRIKPNAWSELTKQRMVQITAFRQLAEQGLNLMQSTGSRSLQRLEEMRDIHAFFEQEMPKMIDRWEQQRKNRLEEGKG, encoded by the coding sequence ATGGCAACCTTAACAGAAATGGGTACTCATGGTGCGAAGCCAACCCAAACTCAGCTTGAGCAGAAATCCTTTGTCGAAGAAGCGGGGCTGCTGTTTGAAACAGTGGGTTTACCACGCATGGCAGGACGAATTTTTGGTTGGTTGCTGATTTCTAACCCAGCCCACCAGTCGCCCACCGAATTGGCTGAAATTTTGCAGGCAAGCAAAGGTTCTATCAGCACAATGACCCGCCTGTTATTGCAAATTGGCTTAATCGAACGGATTAGCCTACCAGGGCAGCGCCGCGACTATTTTCGAATTAAACCCAATGCCTGGTCTGAGTTAACCAAGCAACGGATGGTGCAGATTACTGCCTTTCGCCAACTCGCAGAACAGGGGTTAAACCTGATGCAAAGTACAGGTTCGCGATCGCTTCAACGCCTGGAAGAAATGCGTGATATTCACGCCTTTTTTGAACAAGAGATGCCCAAAATGATCGATCGCTGGGAACAACAAAGAAAGAACCGATTGGAGGAAGGCAAAGGGTGA
- a CDS encoding ClpX C4-type zinc finger protein: MKIDASILPEGYRTDRKKGLYAEFYADGQLAHFGYYIDGQPRGWAVYLEQGQSQGRAERFERIHYRSPDVNLEQADRSDPELRAEAQAESEIFREWVQHWISEIHDSAEFTLRCSFCRKTQLEVRKIIAGPEAYICNECVELCDEILETEMLPSQ; this comes from the coding sequence ATGAAAATTGATGCTTCCATTCTGCCGGAAGGATACCGGACTGATAGAAAGAAGGGACTCTATGCTGAGTTCTATGCCGACGGTCAATTAGCCCATTTTGGCTACTACATTGATGGTCAACCTCGGGGTTGGGCGGTTTATTTAGAACAGGGGCAATCTCAAGGGCGGGCAGAACGGTTTGAGCGAATTCATTACCGCAGCCCCGATGTAAATCTGGAACAAGCCGATCGCAGCGACCCCGAATTGCGGGCGGAAGCGCAGGCGGAAAGCGAAATTTTTCGGGAGTGGGTGCAGCATTGGATCAGCGAAATCCATGATAGTGCTGAATTTACCCTCCGATGTTCGTTCTGTCGCAAAACCCAATTGGAAGTGCGAAAAATCATTGCCGGACCAGAAGCCTACATTTGCAATGAGTGTGTGGAACTTTGTGATGAAATTTTGGAAACCGAAATGCTGCCAAGCCAGTAG
- a CDS encoding DUF167 domain-containing protein → MKILRLKVKPNSRQQMLQQSEDGNLIALLKSPPIEGKANQELIQLLAKEFDVPKSLIRIKAGASSKNKLVEIDI, encoded by the coding sequence ATGAAAATCCTTCGTCTTAAAGTCAAACCCAACTCCAGACAGCAGATGTTGCAGCAGTCAGAAGACGGAAACTTGATTGCACTTTTGAAATCACCACCGATTGAGGGCAAAGCGAATCAGGAGTTGATTCAACTATTAGCAAAAGAGTTTGATGTACCCAAATCTTTGATTAGGATAAAAGCTGGGGCATCGTCAAAGAATAAGCTGGTTGAGATAGATATTTGA
- a CDS encoding B12-binding domain-containing radical SAM protein, with amino-acid sequence MKALLLWPVMPNSFWSYQEALDLAGLRSTNPPLGLITVAAMLPSDWEIRFADRNVQFETEEDWAWCDIVIISAMIIQKKDFRDLIQKGVSLGKKVAVGGPYPTSVPEYALDSGAHYLILDEGECTIPLFLEALARGESQGIFRSVEKPDVTQTPIACYDLLNLDAYLAITVQFSRGCPFQCEFCDIINLYGRKPRTKTPEQMLAEFETLYNLGWRRYIFVVDDNFIGNTRNAKVFLRSLIPWMEAHQYPFKLITEASLNLAQDEELVDLMVKAGFVLVFMGIETPDTDSLKGINKVQNTRQSLVDACHKITRAGLQIMSGFIMGFDNERPGAGQRIREFIEETGIPQGQFSLLQALQNTAMWTRLQQEGRLMTGLGTFHQGAIMNFAPTRPVEEITQEYIDAFWYIYEPMPYLKRTFRHFIMMNGWRGKSCRKLDWQQAKMFRAIVWRQGVVRSTRFRFWWQVVAIALLRPQLLEEYLGTLAIAEHFFSYRYEVREQLQNQLEILKQANLAEQQKAIAPDVAPTLKELEKAPEIAMK; translated from the coding sequence ATGAAAGCTCTGCTTCTATGGCCCGTGATGCCCAATTCATTTTGGTCCTATCAAGAAGCTCTGGATCTGGCGGGTTTACGCTCCACTAATCCGCCCTTAGGTCTAATTACTGTTGCCGCCATGTTACCTTCCGATTGGGAAATTCGCTTTGCCGATCGCAATGTCCAATTTGAAACGGAGGAAGACTGGGCATGGTGCGATATTGTGATAATCTCTGCCATGATTATCCAGAAGAAAGACTTTCGGGATCTCATTCAAAAGGGCGTTTCCTTAGGTAAAAAAGTTGCTGTGGGTGGTCCCTATCCCACGTCAGTTCCAGAGTATGCGTTGGATTCAGGGGCACACTATTTGATTTTGGATGAGGGAGAATGCACCATTCCCCTGTTCCTGGAGGCACTGGCGCGGGGTGAATCCCAGGGCATTTTCCGGTCTGTGGAAAAACCAGATGTAACCCAAACCCCGATCGCCTGCTACGACCTGCTTAACCTGGACGCGTACCTGGCAATTACCGTTCAGTTTTCACGGGGTTGTCCCTTCCAGTGTGAATTCTGCGACATTATCAATCTTTATGGGCGCAAGCCCCGCACAAAAACCCCTGAACAAATGCTGGCAGAGTTTGAAACGCTTTATAACTTAGGCTGGCGACGCTACATCTTTGTGGTGGATGACAACTTCATTGGTAATACCCGCAATGCCAAGGTCTTTCTGCGATCGCTGATCCCCTGGATGGAGGCACACCAATACCCCTTCAAACTAATCACAGAAGCATCCCTGAATCTGGCACAGGACGAAGAATTAGTTGACCTGATGGTGAAAGCAGGGTTTGTGCTGGTCTTTATGGGCATCGAAACCCCAGATACGGATAGCTTAAAGGGCATCAACAAGGTTCAAAATACCCGTCAGTCTTTAGTTGATGCCTGCCACAAAATTACCCGTGCTGGGTTGCAAATCATGTCCGGGTTCATTATGGGATTTGACAACGAGCGCCCCGGTGCCGGTCAGCGAATTCGGGAATTCATTGAAGAAACAGGCATTCCCCAGGGACAGTTCAGCCTTTTGCAGGCGTTGCAAAACACCGCCATGTGGACGCGGTTGCAACAGGAAGGTCGTTTAATGACCGGGTTAGGAACCTTCCACCAGGGTGCAATTATGAACTTTGCTCCCACCCGTCCGGTCGAAGAAATTACCCAGGAATATATTGATGCATTCTGGTATATCTATGAGCCAATGCCCTATCTCAAGCGCACCTTCCGCCACTTCATAATGATGAATGGCTGGCGGGGGAAGAGCTGTCGCAAATTAGATTGGCAACAGGCGAAGATGTTTAGGGCAATTGTCTGGCGGCAGGGCGTGGTGCGTTCCACTCGATTCCGCTTCTGGTGGCAAGTGGTCGCGATCGCCCTCCTGAGGCCCCAACTGCTGGAAGAATACCTGGGAACCCTGGCGATCGCCGAACACTTCTTCAGCTACCGCTATGAAGTTCGGGAACAACTCCAAAACCAATTAGAGATTTTGAAACAGGCGAATCTGGCAGAGCAGCAAAAAGCGATCGCGCCCGACGTGGCTCCCACCTTAAAAGAACTGGAAAAAGCCCCAGAAATTGCAATGAAATAG
- a CDS encoding BrnT family toxin — translation MQFEWDDNKAASNLSKHRISFEEAKTVFDDPFYIDFYDPDHSEDEERYLVVGESNQGRLLIVSYTERENSIRLISAREVTRTEREAYEEG, via the coding sequence ATGCAGTTTGAGTGGGATGACAACAAAGCGGCAAGCAATCTATCAAAGCATAGAATCTCATTTGAGGAAGCAAAAACTGTTTTTGATGATCCTTTTTATATTGACTTTTATGATCCAGATCATTCTGAGGATGAGGAGCGGTATCTCGTTGTTGGGGAGTCGAATCAAGGACGATTGTTGATTGTGTCGTATACCGAGAGAGAAAATTCAATTCGGCTCATCAGTGCAAGAGAAGTAACACGAACCGAGCGAGAAGCCTATGAAGAGGGATGA
- a CDS encoding rhomboid family intramembrane serine protease: MSNSGEGKAIAQEFQTHLVILGGLVALMWGVEIADQLFFRPFLQSTVDIYGIIPRTAIGLRGILFAPFLHASFAHLIGNTVPFIILGWLILLRETSDFFWVSLICGLVSGGGTWLFGSPGVHIGASGVIFGYLGFLLLRGYFERSAIAIAVSLGVGTLYGSLLWGVLPMQYGISWEGHLFGFLGGVVAARLLARKRI; encoded by the coding sequence ATGAGCAATAGTGGAGAAGGAAAGGCGATCGCCCAGGAGTTCCAAACCCATCTCGTGATTTTGGGTGGTTTAGTGGCTCTGATGTGGGGGGTCGAAATTGCCGATCAGCTTTTCTTTAGACCCTTTCTTCAGTCAACGGTCGATATCTATGGCATCATTCCCCGAACTGCGATCGGTCTGCGGGGAATTTTATTTGCTCCCTTTCTGCACGCCAGCTTTGCCCACCTCATCGGAAACACCGTTCCTTTCATCATTTTGGGCTGGTTAATTTTGCTGCGTGAAACCAGCGATTTTTTTTGGGTCAGCCTCATCTGCGGGCTGGTCAGCGGTGGTGGAACCTGGCTGTTTGGCTCACCTGGCGTTCACATTGGAGCCAGTGGCGTAATCTTCGGCTATTTAGGTTTTCTCCTATTGCGCGGGTACTTTGAGCGAAGCGCGATCGCGATCGCGGTCTCCTTAGGCGTTGGCACACTCTATGGCAGCCTGCTCTGGGGAGTATTGCCTATGCAGTACGGGATCTCCTGGGAAGGTCACCTATTTGGCTTTCTGGGCGGTGTCGTGGCAGCCCGCCTGCTGGCGAGGAAGCGCATTTAG